A single genomic interval of Spirosoma taeanense harbors:
- the porV gene encoding type IX secretion system outer membrane channel protein PorV, translating into MKRNFSRVLLGVCSFIPLFATAQSSQITTLSGQTLGIPTAAVPFLNFTPDARSGALGEAGVALGDPDANAIFWNPSKLVFARQDKGASISYTPWLRELIGDMYYTYLTGYSKVGKNSVIGGSLTYFDLGTVNFTTATGVAAGTFNSREYAVTASFVQRLSQNFSLGVDLKYLNSNLASGAVNVGLKPGATAAADISAFYRNEVRDNATGKGLGWAFGGMLSNLGGRINYGGNERYYIPTNLRLGTSLTYYADQYNKFNFVVDVNKLMVPTPPSTTLVNGQTVITAGKDPNRNYFSAVFGSFTDAPGGFSEELKEFTISTGAEYWYNDQFAVRAGYFGESNTKGGRKYFTSGIGLRLQQRFGVDFSYLLPVKQGNPLANTFRVSLILNFSGNGGIGAEDDEPVSEDLN; encoded by the coding sequence ATGAAGCGCAATTTTTCCCGTGTTCTTCTGGGCGTTTGTAGTTTTATTCCCCTCTTTGCCACTGCGCAATCTTCGCAAATAACCACACTCAGCGGACAGACACTGGGCATTCCCACAGCGGCAGTTCCTTTCCTGAACTTTACGCCTGATGCTCGCTCAGGGGCTCTGGGTGAAGCTGGCGTTGCCCTGGGCGACCCAGATGCCAATGCTATTTTCTGGAATCCGTCAAAGCTGGTATTTGCCAGGCAGGACAAAGGCGCATCCATCTCCTACACGCCCTGGCTCCGCGAACTGATTGGCGATATGTATTACACCTACTTGACCGGGTATTCCAAAGTTGGGAAGAACTCGGTAATTGGCGGTTCGCTGACGTACTTTGATCTGGGTACGGTCAATTTCACCACGGCAACCGGTGTTGCCGCCGGAACGTTCAATTCACGAGAGTACGCCGTTACGGCTTCGTTCGTACAGCGGCTGTCGCAGAATTTTTCGCTGGGTGTTGACCTGAAATACCTGAATTCCAACTTGGCTTCGGGCGCTGTTAATGTGGGTCTGAAACCCGGGGCGACGGCAGCCGCCGACATCAGTGCCTTTTACCGGAATGAAGTTCGCGACAACGCAACCGGCAAAGGTCTCGGCTGGGCATTCGGCGGGATGCTCTCGAACCTTGGGGGACGTATCAACTACGGCGGTAACGAGCGATACTATATTCCAACCAATCTGCGTTTAGGAACCAGCTTAACGTACTACGCCGATCAGTATAACAAGTTCAACTTTGTTGTAGACGTCAACAAACTAATGGTGCCGACGCCCCCTTCAACCACCCTTGTTAATGGACAAACGGTCATTACGGCCGGTAAAGACCCGAACCGGAATTACTTCAGCGCCGTGTTTGGCTCCTTTACCGATGCGCCGGGTGGTTTCAGCGAAGAACTAAAAGAGTTTACCATCTCAACCGGGGCCGAATATTGGTACAATGATCAGTTTGCTGTACGGGCTGGCTATTTTGGCGAATCCAATACAAAAGGTGGCCGGAAATATTTCACGAGCGGTATTGGTCTGCGGTTGCAGCAGCGGTTTGGCGTTGACTTCTCTTATCTGCTGCCGGTGAAGCAGGGGAACCCCTTAGCGAATACATTCCGCGTATCGTTGATTCTTAATTTTAGCGGCAACGGGGGCATTGGCGCTGAAGACGATGAACCTGTTTCAGAGGATCTGAACTAG
- the plsY gene encoding glycerol-3-phosphate 1-O-acyltransferase PlsY translates to MNVLLICATTVLAYLLGSIPTAVWYGQGFFGIDIRQYGSGNAGATNTFRVLGKRAGTIVMLVDVLKGYTAAIMSTLLWYFDVITINEILTFKIVFGLVAVIGHLYPLFAKFKGGKGVATLLGMVLATHPEMAAVCIGIFLLVVIASQYVSLGSILAALAFPVLLLLQVFGQQESPLLIVFGFIMFLLVVLTHQKNISRLLRGEESRTVLIRLRKKRGE, encoded by the coding sequence ATGAACGTATTGCTGATTTGTGCCACGACAGTGCTGGCGTATTTGCTGGGTTCTATTCCTACGGCGGTTTGGTACGGACAAGGGTTTTTTGGCATTGACATACGTCAGTATGGCAGTGGCAATGCTGGCGCCACCAACACATTCCGGGTTTTGGGTAAACGCGCTGGTACGATTGTTATGCTGGTAGATGTACTGAAGGGCTACACAGCCGCTATTATGTCTACTTTGCTGTGGTATTTTGACGTAATTACGATCAACGAAATTCTGACGTTTAAGATAGTGTTTGGGTTGGTAGCCGTTATCGGACACCTTTACCCATTGTTTGCCAAGTTCAAGGGTGGTAAAGGCGTGGCTACGTTGCTCGGAATGGTTCTGGCAACGCATCCTGAAATGGCTGCTGTCTGCATCGGTATCTTTCTGCTGGTTGTTATAGCGTCCCAGTATGTTTCCTTAGGTTCTATTCTGGCTGCACTGGCCTTCCCGGTGCTGTTGCTGCTGCAGGTTTTTGGGCAGCAGGAAAGCCCATTGCTCATCGTTTTCGGCTTTATTATGTTTCTGCTGGTTGTTCTAACACATCAGAAGAACATCAGCCGGTTGCTCCGTGGAGAAGAAAGTCGCACAGTATTGATCCGACTGCGTAAGAAGCGCGGAGAATAA
- the porU gene encoding type IX secretion system sortase PorU, whose product MHGWKHNKLLLASQRYDKVFGWLAVIGLLLELLIHGYPATAQSVLREGVWVRIGVTESGVYRLDQTTLARLNPAFATANPRLLRLYGDGGAPLPQANKLPRPTDLTENAVQITGEVDGRFDAGDAILFFGQSPRVIRYDSIAQRFTHRINPYADTTFYFLTIDSTSGKRLKDRTVGAPTETVVRTTFDDYQFHEQDLLKIPALRTGREWLGEYLTIDTTKTIAFSVPGLVTNSPVRLAASVVAGALVPTQFRFRVNNQAAGNIAIPSISGYEYDYQGIARMDTFLVKPTTAETSLQVSMTFQKNGQLSAQGYLNFVGIQTQRELRQYDQPTWVRRLPAGAYSVRQATNALRVWDVTNPLIPVNQAYTLAATAEARWSASHLGDYFLFTDNQVRTPSSLAVIANQNLRGQAAPNLLIITPAAWRDQAERLAAFRRSHDGLTALVVTTQQVYNEFASGQSDPTAIRDAVRYFYQKLSGQLRYVLLFGDATFDYRNIAQLVNPAQLANTVPVYESRESLHPVLSYSSDDYYGFMDEDEGNWEENTAGDHRMDVGVGRLPVKSLDEAHTVVDKLIRYSSDFSVMGDWQTRIMLVADDGDYNIHQQDVNQLANGIEMVSPAYRSERVYIDAYPQEATSNGQKAPIVNQLINRAVADGRLIINYSGHGGVSGLADEQIVTLQDILSWNNRRLPLFVTATCQFGRYDDPSANSGAEIALLSRLGGAIGLLTTTRPVYANTNLLINKAFYNAVFTPVNGQLPRLGDVMQATKNNSLSGPLNRNFALLGDPSMRLAYPQANVVLTKVNNQAVTANRLDTLKALQAVELVGEIQQNQQRLANFSGKIQVTLYDKATVQTTLGTESAKMNYQAYTSTLFTGQVPVQNGQFTVRFVMPKDIDYAVGRAKLYAYAIRADSLLEAIGSYDSLRVGGSITTDSLDTQPPVVQLSVEGGVVSGEVVRVAGPAITLRINLRDNQGINVARSGLGHELTAQLGGQTPVILNDLYVSTGNDGRQGEALYTFQDVAPGQYTVRVKAWDINNNSTEGALTLIVSEKPELSLRTTKVTPNPVTSQAIITAEHNRTGEPLDWTLRIFDLNGRLFNQQTGQCSDCPAELEIGTWNGQSEAGQAAPNGVYLFRIQVRSAADGSMADSSGRLMLLK is encoded by the coding sequence ATGCATGGGTGGAAACACAATAAATTACTACTAGCCAGCCAACGGTATGATAAAGTATTCGGCTGGCTGGCAGTCATTGGGCTGCTGCTGGAGTTGCTGATTCACGGTTATCCGGCAACCGCTCAGTCGGTTCTGCGCGAGGGCGTATGGGTCCGGATTGGCGTAACAGAATCGGGTGTATATCGACTCGACCAGACTACGTTAGCCCGGCTTAATCCGGCGTTTGCAACCGCCAACCCGCGATTGTTAAGGCTTTATGGTGACGGAGGTGCCCCTTTACCGCAAGCTAATAAATTACCTCGGCCGACCGATTTGACTGAAAATGCCGTTCAGATAACCGGTGAAGTTGACGGCCGCTTCGACGCGGGTGATGCTATTCTGTTTTTTGGGCAAAGTCCACGCGTCATTCGTTATGATTCCATTGCCCAACGCTTCACTCACCGCATTAATCCTTACGCCGATACAACCTTTTATTTTCTAACCATTGACTCAACCTCCGGTAAACGGCTTAAAGACCGGACTGTAGGGGCGCCTACGGAGACAGTTGTTCGTACAACGTTTGACGACTACCAGTTTCACGAGCAGGATCTGTTAAAAATTCCGGCTCTTCGTACGGGTCGGGAATGGTTGGGCGAGTATTTGACGATCGATACAACTAAAACCATCGCTTTCAGCGTCCCCGGATTGGTGACTAATTCGCCGGTTCGGTTAGCGGCTTCAGTCGTTGCCGGAGCGCTGGTACCAACCCAGTTCCGATTTAGAGTCAATAATCAGGCTGCTGGTAATATAGCTATACCAAGCATATCTGGGTACGAGTACGATTACCAGGGGATTGCCCGGATGGACACATTTTTAGTAAAGCCAACTACAGCCGAAACTTCGTTACAGGTATCCATGACGTTCCAGAAAAACGGGCAATTATCGGCCCAGGGATACCTGAATTTTGTTGGGATACAGACCCAACGCGAACTTCGACAATACGATCAGCCTACCTGGGTGCGACGGCTACCCGCTGGGGCCTATTCAGTACGACAGGCAACCAATGCGTTGCGAGTCTGGGACGTAACGAACCCCCTGATACCGGTTAACCAGGCTTATACACTGGCAGCAACAGCCGAAGCTCGTTGGTCCGCTTCGCATCTGGGCGATTACTTTTTATTTACGGATAACCAGGTTCGGACCCCATCATCGCTGGCGGTGATCGCTAATCAGAATCTACGCGGACAGGCTGCTCCTAATCTCTTAATTATAACGCCCGCTGCCTGGCGCGATCAGGCTGAACGTCTGGCCGCTTTCCGCCGTAGCCATGATGGACTAACCGCCCTGGTCGTAACGACGCAGCAGGTCTACAACGAGTTTGCTTCTGGTCAGTCCGACCCGACCGCCATTCGGGATGCCGTGCGGTATTTTTATCAGAAGCTATCTGGTCAACTGCGCTATGTGCTCTTATTTGGCGACGCGACATTTGATTATCGCAACATCGCGCAGTTGGTAAATCCTGCTCAATTAGCGAACACAGTACCGGTTTATGAAAGCCGCGAGTCTCTGCACCCGGTCCTTAGCTATTCGTCGGACGATTATTATGGTTTCATGGATGAAGACGAGGGCAACTGGGAAGAGAATACAGCCGGAGACCACCGTATGGATGTCGGCGTAGGCCGATTGCCCGTTAAATCACTTGACGAAGCTCATACGGTAGTTGATAAACTCATCCGATATAGTTCAGATTTTTCTGTGATGGGAGATTGGCAAACAAGGATTATGCTCGTTGCAGATGACGGCGACTACAATATTCATCAGCAGGACGTTAATCAGCTGGCCAATGGTATTGAGATGGTATCACCTGCTTACCGCTCGGAGCGAGTCTACATCGATGCCTATCCGCAGGAAGCAACTTCTAATGGTCAGAAAGCTCCCATTGTCAATCAATTGATTAACCGGGCGGTTGCCGATGGACGTCTGATCATTAATTACAGCGGCCACGGGGGCGTGTCGGGCCTAGCCGATGAGCAGATTGTTACCTTACAGGATATTTTGTCCTGGAATAATCGGCGTCTGCCGCTGTTCGTGACGGCTACCTGCCAGTTCGGGCGTTATGATGATCCGAGTGCCAACTCTGGTGCCGAAATTGCCCTGCTGAGTCGGTTAGGCGGAGCCATTGGCTTACTGACGACCACCCGGCCTGTTTATGCTAACACAAACCTGCTTATTAACAAAGCATTTTATAATGCTGTCTTTACACCGGTTAATGGCCAGCTGCCCCGTTTAGGCGACGTAATGCAGGCTACGAAAAACAACAGCCTGAGCGGGCCTCTTAATCGGAATTTTGCGCTATTGGGTGATCCATCCATGAGACTGGCCTATCCGCAGGCAAACGTAGTGCTTACAAAAGTGAATAACCAGGCCGTTACCGCAAACCGGCTCGATACCTTAAAAGCCCTGCAGGCCGTTGAGTTAGTCGGCGAGATTCAACAAAATCAGCAGCGCTTAGCCAACTTTTCGGGCAAAATTCAGGTCACCCTGTATGATAAGGCTACTGTACAGACCACGTTAGGCACGGAAAGTGCTAAAATGAATTACCAAGCGTATACCAGTACGCTGTTTACAGGACAAGTACCGGTGCAGAACGGTCAGTTTACGGTTCGCTTTGTGATGCCGAAGGATATTGATTACGCCGTCGGTCGGGCTAAGCTTTATGCATATGCTATCAGGGCAGACAGTCTGCTGGAAGCTATTGGAAGTTATGATAGCCTGCGGGTAGGAGGGAGCATAACAACTGATAGCCTTGATACGCAGCCGCCTGTCGTACAGCTCTCCGTTGAGGGAGGTGTAGTAAGTGGTGAGGTTGTGCGGGTAGCCGGTCCTGCTATTACGTTACGTATTAACCTACGCGATAACCAGGGCATAAACGTGGCGCGTTCGGGGTTAGGACATGAATTAACGGCGCAACTTGGCGGACAAACGCCGGTCATCCTGAATGACTTGTATGTGTCAACGGGTAACGATGGGCGTCAGGGCGAGGCTCTGTACACCTTCCAGGACGTTGCGCCAGGGCAGTATACCGTTCGGGTGAAAGCCTGGGATATTAACAATAATTCAACAGAGGGGGCGTTGACCTTAATAGTTTCCGAAAAGCCTGAACTAAGTCTACGGACCACGAAAGTCACGCCGAACCCGGTAACATCCCAGGCCATTATCACGGCTGAACATAATCGCACCGGCGAACCGCTTGACTGGACACTACGTATTTTTGACCTCAACGGCCGATTGTTCAATCAGCAGACGGGGCAATGCAGCGACTGCCCGGCCGAACTGGAAATTGGTACGTGGAACGGTCAGTCAGAAGCTGGTCAGGCGGCTCCAAATGGGGTGTATTTATTTCGGATACAGGTACGTTCGGCTGCCGACGGCTCAATGGCCGATAGCAGCGGTCGACTAATGTTACTCAAGTGA
- the purB gene encoding adenylosuccinate lyase, producing the protein MDLSALTAISPIDGRYRRQVDALAPYFSEFGLIHYRVRIEIEYFIALCEWPVPQLSGVDSEQFPALRALYETFSEADAQRIKDIEKMTNHDVKAVEYFIKEKLKGSPVEPFLEFVHFGLTSQDINNTAIPLLLEDAFNTEITPLYREVYVRLQELAEQWKDVPMLARTHGQPASPTRLGKELSVFVERIEKQLHMLADIPTAAKFGGATGNFNAHAVAYPKEDWKQFADKFVGGLGMVRSQFTTQIEHYDMMAASLDAFKRLNTILIDLDRDIWTYVSMNYFKQKLKEGEVGSSAMPHKVNPIDFENSEGNLGIANALFEHLSAKLPISRLQRDLTDSTVLRNIGVPFAHSVIALKSLLKGLNKLELNQAAINADLEDNWAVVAEGIQTVLRREGYPQPYEALKALTRTNQKITEQTIQQFIDELNVSDAVKGELRTITPFSYTGL; encoded by the coding sequence ATGGATTTATCTGCATTGACGGCCATCTCACCTATTGATGGCCGCTACCGGCGACAAGTAGATGCTTTGGCGCCTTATTTCTCGGAATTTGGGCTGATTCATTACCGCGTTCGCATTGAGATCGAATATTTTATTGCGCTTTGTGAGTGGCCAGTACCGCAACTGTCGGGCGTTGATTCGGAGCAGTTTCCTGCCCTGCGCGCGCTCTATGAAACCTTTTCGGAGGCCGATGCACAACGAATCAAAGACATCGAGAAAATGACGAATCACGACGTAAAGGCCGTTGAGTATTTCATCAAAGAAAAGCTGAAGGGATCGCCGGTTGAGCCGTTTCTGGAGTTTGTCCATTTTGGCCTGACTTCGCAGGATATTAACAACACAGCCATCCCGCTATTGCTGGAAGACGCGTTCAATACCGAGATTACGCCTTTATACCGGGAGGTATACGTGCGGTTGCAGGAGTTAGCCGAGCAATGGAAAGATGTGCCCATGCTGGCCCGCACGCACGGTCAGCCTGCTTCGCCAACCCGTCTGGGTAAAGAATTGTCGGTATTTGTCGAGCGGATTGAGAAACAGCTGCATATGCTAGCAGATATTCCTACCGCAGCCAAATTTGGTGGGGCAACCGGCAACTTCAATGCCCATGCTGTAGCGTATCCTAAGGAAGACTGGAAACAGTTCGCTGATAAATTTGTGGGTGGTCTGGGGATGGTGCGCAGTCAGTTCACGACCCAGATTGAGCATTATGATATGATGGCCGCGTCTCTGGATGCGTTTAAACGGCTCAATACGATCCTGATCGATCTGGACCGGGATATCTGGACGTACGTGTCTATGAATTATTTTAAACAGAAGCTCAAGGAAGGCGAGGTGGGCTCATCGGCTATGCCGCACAAGGTTAACCCCATTGATTTCGAAAACTCCGAAGGTAATCTTGGCATTGCCAACGCGCTGTTTGAACACCTTTCGGCCAAATTGCCTATTTCGCGCTTGCAACGCGATCTGACCGACTCAACGGTACTGCGGAATATCGGCGTGCCTTTTGCCCATTCGGTCATTGCACTGAAATCACTGCTGAAAGGGTTGAATAAGCTGGAACTGAACCAGGCAGCCATTAACGCCGATCTGGAAGATAACTGGGCCGTCGTGGCCGAGGGTATCCAAACGGTTCTTCGGCGGGAGGGCTACCCGCAGCCTTATGAAGCGCTGAAGGCGCTGACACGTACCAACCAGAAGATTACCGAACAGACTATTCAGCAGTTTATTGACGAGTTGAACGTGTCGGATGCTGTAAAAGGCGAACTACGAACCATTACGCCGTTCAGTTACACAGGCTTATAG
- a CDS encoding dipeptidase, with protein sequence MTTYLEANKQRFLDELLELLRIPSVSADSKFKGDVRRAAEFVREKLTAAGLDKAQLYETPGHPVVYAEKIVDPARPTVLVYGHYDVQPADPYELWQSPPFEPTIRNERIYARGACDDKGQFYMHIKAIEAMVATDGLPCNVKVMIEGEEEVGSDHLGTFVAEHRDMLKADVILISDTSIISNETPSLETGLRGLSYVEVEVTGPNRDLHSGVYGGGVANPINVLCEMIASLHDENGRITIPGFYDNVADLSEAERNELAKAPFDLDEYKKDLGINDVMGEAGYSTNERTSIRPTLDVNGIWGGYTGEGAKTVLPSKASAKISMRLVPNQTPEEITDLFTKHFRAIAPAGVTVKVMPHHGGLPYVTPTDSVEFEAASKAFEDAWGKKPIPTRGGGSIPIVALFERELGIKSILMGFGLDSDALHSPNESYGLFNFYKGIETIPYFYKNYAALKQ encoded by the coding sequence ATGACCACTTACCTCGAAGCCAACAAACAACGGTTTTTAGACGAGTTGCTTGAACTGTTACGGATTCCATCGGTGTCGGCCGATTCTAAATTTAAAGGGGATGTCCGGCGGGCCGCTGAATTTGTCCGGGAGAAATTAACGGCAGCCGGTCTTGATAAAGCCCAATTGTATGAAACACCGGGCCATCCAGTTGTTTACGCCGAAAAAATTGTAGACCCTGCCCGGCCGACAGTTCTGGTGTATGGCCATTACGATGTTCAGCCCGCCGATCCGTACGAGTTGTGGCAGTCACCCCCGTTTGAGCCAACCATTCGCAATGAGCGTATTTATGCGCGTGGCGCCTGCGACGACAAGGGGCAATTCTATATGCATATCAAAGCAATAGAAGCAATGGTGGCAACAGACGGTCTGCCCTGCAACGTAAAGGTCATGATCGAGGGCGAAGAAGAAGTAGGTTCTGATCACTTGGGGACATTTGTCGCCGAGCATCGCGATATGCTTAAGGCCGATGTCATCCTGATTTCGGACACCAGCATTATTTCGAATGAAACCCCATCTCTAGAAACTGGCCTACGGGGCTTATCATACGTGGAGGTTGAAGTAACTGGCCCTAATCGGGATCTCCATTCAGGCGTTTACGGCGGGGGCGTTGCCAATCCGATTAATGTTCTGTGCGAAATGATCGCTTCGCTTCATGATGAAAACGGGCGGATCACTATTCCTGGCTTTTACGATAATGTAGCCGATCTGAGCGAGGCCGAACGCAACGAGCTGGCCAAAGCTCCCTTTGATCTGGACGAGTACAAAAAAGACCTTGGCATCAATGACGTGATGGGCGAAGCGGGCTATTCAACCAACGAACGAACCTCCATTCGCCCGACGCTGGACGTCAACGGTATCTGGGGCGGATATACGGGCGAGGGTGCCAAGACCGTATTGCCCTCCAAAGCATCGGCTAAAATCAGCATGCGGCTGGTGCCCAATCAGACACCTGAGGAGATTACCGATCTATTTACAAAACACTTCAGGGCTATTGCGCCGGCGGGCGTAACTGTTAAGGTAATGCCTCATCACGGTGGTTTGCCTTACGTAACACCAACGGATTCAGTGGAGTTTGAAGCGGCCAGTAAAGCATTTGAAGATGCGTGGGGGAAGAAACCTATTCCAACCCGGGGCGGTGGCAGCATCCCTATTGTCGCTTTATTTGAGCGCGAGTTGGGTATTAAGTCAATTTTGATGGGCTTTGGTCTCGACAGCGACGCGCTGCATTCACCGAACGAAAGCTATGGCTTGTTCAACTTCTATAAAGGAATCGAAACAATTCCGTACTTCTATAAAAACTACGCTGCACTTAAACAGTAA
- a CDS encoding M16 family metallopeptidase: MLLDRTQFPDFQVIQEVRLPAVQSHSLDNGIPLHLIAVPQQPVLRIECVFEAGTWYEQRPGTSFFAIKMLAEGTPGRTSAKISEYFDRYGAFLELNSGPDRASVVVYCLTKFLPNVLPLLRELLTEPTFPEKELEDLRNITLQNLRVNYEKNAYLAGVLFRAKLFGEDHPYGRSQRPDVIEQVTREEIIDFYSNVIRGRSFQILLAGHASENEVLLINRELGQLPIRSDHLLSFAGSAVINEGLSVLAEKADSIQSSIRLGRRLFTRAHPDFFNMLVTNEVLGGYFGSRLMKNIREEKGFTYGISSNMPSFQRDGYFLIGTDVNKENTQQTLDEIRKEIRVLQTEPVPTDELETVKNFMAGEFAGSLNTPFEIADRYKVILLDKMPVNFLTTYIERLRAVTAEDIMATATHYLVESSLQEVVVGGK; the protein is encoded by the coding sequence ATGTTACTTGACAGAACCCAGTTTCCCGACTTTCAGGTCATTCAGGAAGTACGACTTCCGGCCGTTCAATCACATAGCCTGGACAATGGCATTCCCCTTCATTTAATTGCCGTTCCCCAGCAACCCGTTCTGCGGATCGAGTGTGTCTTTGAGGCCGGGACCTGGTATGAGCAGCGGCCAGGAACATCATTCTTTGCCATAAAAATGCTGGCCGAAGGCACTCCCGGCAGAACATCGGCGAAAATCAGCGAATATTTCGATCGATACGGTGCATTTCTGGAGTTAAATAGTGGCCCCGACCGGGCCAGCGTGGTCGTTTACTGTCTCACTAAGTTCCTGCCGAACGTCTTGCCGCTTCTGCGCGAACTCCTGACCGAACCAACTTTTCCGGAGAAGGAGCTTGAGGATCTGCGCAACATTACACTGCAGAACCTGCGTGTCAACTACGAAAAGAATGCCTACCTGGCTGGAGTTTTGTTTCGGGCAAAGCTGTTTGGAGAGGATCATCCGTACGGACGCAGTCAACGACCGGACGTAATCGAGCAGGTTACCCGCGAAGAAATAATTGATTTTTACAGCAACGTCATTCGGGGCCGGTCGTTCCAGATCCTGCTGGCGGGTCATGCCTCCGAAAATGAGGTGTTGCTCATAAACCGGGAACTTGGTCAGCTGCCAATCCGGTCGGATCATTTATTGTCGTTTGCAGGAAGCGCTGTTATCAACGAAGGGCTATCCGTTCTGGCCGAGAAAGCTGATAGTATCCAGTCATCCATCCGGTTGGGAAGACGGTTGTTTACCCGGGCGCATCCCGATTTCTTCAATATGCTCGTGACAAATGAAGTATTAGGCGGTTATTTCGGCTCGCGATTGATGAAAAACATTCGGGAGGAAAAAGGATTTACGTACGGTATTTCGTCTAATATGCCTTCGTTTCAGCGCGATGGTTATTTTCTGATTGGTACAGACGTAAATAAAGAAAATACGCAGCAAACGCTGGACGAAATCCGCAAAGAAATCCGTGTCCTGCAAACTGAACCTGTGCCTACCGATGAACTGGAAACGGTGAAAAACTTTATGGCGGGCGAATTTGCGGGGTCGCTCAATACACCATTTGAAATCGCGGATCGCTACAAAGTTATTCTGTTGGATAAAATGCCTGTTAACTTTCTGACTACATATATTGAACGGTTACGAGCGGTAACAGCTGAGGATATCATGGCAACCGCAACCCACTATCTGGTTGAGAGCAGCTTACAGGAAGTAGTCGTTGGTGGCAAGTAG
- a CDS encoding DUF1207 domain-containing protein, with the protein MKKTLLTLLLSYQVSILAFGQQPATPPKTTAPAARTLTPAEQKQKERIEREVQRERQIRAEWAQKQREYEAKQAEKERQRQARKAEKERAQTDRDAAKSQPAVTSPEPAPASVDAPVAPSAESTRQNRREKRKKETVAEPAPQPDAPANQPTAAPAAVEAPKSRVRASRPARQKPSVTPSADSAAAPVLVSEPSVIQPRREFLPKGHLFEPILLDPLEAQAYGSFLPVFYTDGEKYPGSIVPFAFGFAKPFYRRTTEPGHSEEWVLDVASFTQFEVYYDYVKDKQRRQIMNTDYKVSIVYNVRRGLNNYRFRVYHLSSHLGDDYLFRNRITAPSPNSVNYEVADATYSRMANNWRLYGGLGIGLRRSEERKRFSAQLGAFYKKPSQRAARLVGGVDMKFWQQTNFRPGIHAGIGVEVGRTTNNLTFLAEGYSGFRPYSQFEKQQTFWLGLGMYLNPF; encoded by the coding sequence ATGAAGAAAACGCTGTTGACTCTCCTGCTGAGTTATCAGGTGAGTATATTAGCTTTTGGGCAACAACCAGCTACGCCACCTAAAACTACTGCTCCGGCTGCCCGTACCTTAACGCCAGCCGAACAAAAGCAAAAAGAAAGAATTGAGCGGGAAGTTCAGCGCGAACGCCAGATTCGGGCTGAATGGGCGCAGAAGCAACGCGAATACGAAGCGAAACAGGCCGAAAAAGAACGGCAACGGCAGGCCCGGAAAGCCGAAAAAGAACGGGCGCAGACAGACCGTGATGCGGCTAAGTCTCAACCCGCCGTTACGTCGCCCGAGCCCGCTCCGGCATCTGTTGACGCGCCTGTTGCACCAAGTGCTGAATCGACCCGCCAAAATCGAAGAGAGAAACGTAAAAAGGAGACAGTCGCCGAACCTGCACCTCAACCGGATGCTCCGGCTAACCAGCCGACCGCTGCACCGGCAGCCGTAGAAGCACCTAAAAGCCGCGTCAGAGCTAGCCGTCCTGCTCGTCAGAAGCCGTCTGTGACGCCATCGGCTGATTCGGCCGCGGCTCCGGTTCTGGTGAGTGAACCTTCCGTTATCCAGCCTCGTCGGGAGTTTTTGCCCAAAGGTCATTTGTTTGAGCCAATTCTGCTTGATCCGCTTGAAGCGCAGGCTTACGGTAGTTTTCTTCCGGTTTTTTACACTGATGGCGAAAAGTATCCAGGCAGTATTGTGCCGTTTGCCTTTGGATTCGCCAAGCCGTTTTATCGCCGGACCACCGAGCCGGGACACTCCGAAGAGTGGGTGCTGGATGTAGCCTCGTTTACGCAGTTTGAAGTGTATTATGACTACGTAAAAGACAAGCAACGGCGGCAGATTATGAATACGGACTATAAAGTCAGCATCGTATACAATGTGCGTCGGGGCCTGAATAACTATCGCTTCCGGGTTTATCACCTTTCGTCACACTTAGGGGATGATTACCTGTTCCGAAACCGGATTACGGCTCCATCGCCCAACTCGGTTAATTATGAGGTCGCCGATGCTACGTATAGCCGAATGGCAAACAACTGGCGTCTCTACGGTGGCTTAGGCATCGGCTTACGCCGATCTGAAGAACGAAAACGATTCAGTGCTCAGCTGGGCGCTTTTTATAAGAAACCGTCGCAGCGGGCCGCTCGGCTGGTTGGGGGCGTCGACATGAAATTCTGGCAGCAAACCAATTTCCGGCCGGGTATCCATGCGGGTATTGGCGTTGAAGTAGGTCGAACTACGAATAACCTGACATTTTTAGCAGAAGGGTATTCCGGTTTTCGTCCGTACAGCCAATTTGAAAAACAACAAACGTTCTGGTTAGGACTTGGCATGTATCTCAACCCGTTCTAA